GAGTAATGGTAATGATAGAGGTCAAGCTGTCACACCTACGTCACATTTGAACACGGTACCTGAACTTAGGTAAGGCCCGTCTTCTCTTTCGTTCCGCCACCTCTTCGCACTCCGACGAAAATATCAAGTCCTAAGTGCGTCCTCCTCAGTTTTGAAGCAAAGCGGTCAACAACTGACCTTGAACTAAGGATGGAGCGACCTTGACTGCAGATATCGAAACAGCCTTGGGACCTATTGGTCATGCGAACTACATCGCGGGTGATTTGAATGACATTTGCCAGGCAATAGGAAGTGAACAGACGGTAGAGATCATCACGGGAGCCTATATTTACTTCAAGGTACACGAGGAAATTTTCGTATCTAAGCTCACTCTGCAGATAGCGGTTAGACTCAACATTCAATAATGATATCTCGGACAAACTCCATCACGATGTGATTCAGAACCTCGATGAATTGAGCCTAGAAAGCTTCTACGAACCATTGTGGGGCATTGTGTAGGAGCTGGATCCTCTGTGGTCCCCCACAAAACATGGAGCTTCTGGCGCGCCCTGAAAATTCCTCGCTCCAAAATTTCCTATACGGCATTCTTTCCGAACTCTCTTTTGAAACGTCCATCTACTCAGGTCTTTTGTGTTCCGTCCAGCTGGCAACGCTATACATCGGATTAATCGACAAAATAACTTCGGATATCCTGGAGCTTCGTGGGTGCAGCAACGTCTGCCAGCACAGTGTAGTTTCCATTCTTACTCACCACGAGGGTGTTCAGCCGAGCTGTACGCACGGGTTCAGCTCGGTTGAACCCGTGCATACTCAATTCCCGCAATCCTCGTAGGAGATCGCTGATAGCAGTACTCCGGATATATCTCGCTTCATTCCCCTTTAAAAACACCGCTCGAACTCATACTTCTAGCTTGCTGCATCCCCTCTGACGCGGTCAGGACTATCGACCATGTTTTTCCGCGTGGCATTTGCCCTGCTTCCTTTCATCGGGAGAGCTCTCTCTCAACAAACGGCTGCTCCCTATGTCGACCCAGACAACGGCATCACCTTCTACGGACTAACCGATGCAGTTCACCATGTCACCTATGGTATCACCTTCCCTCCAGCTTCCCGAGGCTCGACCGAGTTCATTGGCGAAATCGTTGCCCCAATCGACGCCAAGTGGGTTGGTTTTGCGCCTGGTGGTGCAATGATCAACAACCTGCTTCTCGTGGCATGGGTTAACAATGGACAGATTGTACGTTCCAACCGGAAGGCTACGTGAGTTTCAGTCCAGTTTTTCAATATGAATGTGTCATTGACCGAATCCTTAGTGACTATTTACAGCCAATGTATGTAACTTGATCATCATCGTGTCTATCATTCTGAAAAGTCGCGACAGAGCTTACCAAGGGCCCATCCTCACCGATCTCCCTTCAACGAAAGTCAATTCAACACACTGGAAATGGGTTTATCGGTGCCAGAACTGTACAGGTAACAGTTCTTGTTccatcctccttctccattACATACTCACTGCTTGTTTTGTAGTGTGGGACACCGGAAGTATCGACACCAACAGCGGTGGTCCTACAGGCTGGGCATATTCGAGTGTTGGCGTCGGTACGCAGAATAACCCCCCTTAGTCAGTCAAAGAAGTTCTCAAAAGATGATTTTCAGACAATCCCGCTGATCCCCAGAGTACTTTCCTGGAACATACCGATTGTGAGCTTACTAACCATGCACTCCGACTCGAGTTGTACTGAAACCCGCTCAAGTCTCGCTTTATGGAAGGAACTTCGCCGACGCTCATGCATCTGCCGACGACTACGATCGCTGGGCTGCTGGAGGAACCGGTGGCGGCAGTGGAACCACTACTCCTACAACTACTACAACCACTACCCAAGGCCCAATCACCAGCGTGAGTTCAACAGGATCTCGACAGAAATACACGCTTATTAAAATTTATTTATAGGGAATACCGTACGATTACGTCGTTGTAGGAGCTGGACCGGCGGGAATCATCACTGCCGATCGTCTCTCGGAAGCGGGTAAAAAGGTTCTTTTGGTTGAACGTGGCGGTCCGAGTACTTGGGAAACCGGTGGTACATACGGTCCCGATTGGCTCAAAGGTTCACAGGTGAGGTTGATTTATGTGCTCAAattccttccatttctcATTCTCGAGTCAACAAGTTGACTAAATTCGATGTTCCCGGATTGTTCGGTACGAGACTATTTCTAGAATTAGAATAAGTTCCCATCTGTTAACGCGACAGCACAGAGTCCATGTTTTCGGATAGTAACTCATTCTGGTGGTGCAAAGGTAATTtcttttttcctttcttcccgcTTGACGAGAAAACGAAACGCTTTAAAACTACTTTCCTTCAgatatcaatgttttcgCGGGTTGCCTTGTTGGCGGTGGAACCTCGATCAATGGCGCGTAAGTCATACCTTGTCATCTGTAAACAAAGGATTCCTAATTCCCAAACCTCCCACTCACAGACTTTACTGGTACCCACCCGACATCGATTTCTCGCCCTCTCAAGGATGGCCTACGTCTTGGCAAAATCATCACACCTGGACTAATAAAATGATAGCGAGATTGCCAGCCACCGATCATCCTTCTACTGACGGGAAAAGGTATCTAGAGCAGGTGTTTGATGTCGTCTCGACTCTGCTTAAAGGCCAAAGCTATCAACAAATCACGATCAACGACAACCCTGATTACAAGGATCATGTCTTTGGTTACAGTGCTTACGATGTACGTCGTTGGAAATTCCTGCTATTGCTTTACTCACTTATAACGTATGGTTAGTTTGTCGGTGGTAAACGAGGCGGACCTGTTGCTACATATCTTCGCACAGCCAAAGCCCGAAAGAACTTTACAATGAAAATGTACACGATGGTGACTGGTGTGGTTCGTAAAGGATCGACCATAACTGGCGTTCGAACGAACGATACATCGTTGGGTCCTGATGGTGTAATACCTCTGAACCCGAAAGGACGTGTCATTCTCTCTGGAGGATCATTCGGTTCCCCTCGTATTCTCTTCCAGTCGGGAATAGGTCCAACAGACATGTTGAACATCGTCAAGGCTGATCCAACGCAGGGACCTCGTATGCCAGCTCAGAGCGCTTGGATCAACTTACCAGTCGGTGAGAATGTGAGTGAAATTTGGACCTTTCTGTCTTCTCTGGAACGTGTTGACGAACCTCCCGTAATTCAGGTGTCGGATAACCCCTCAATCAACGTAAGTGAGACAAAGCTCTAAGCATCTGCTCTCCGTCAACTATTTGCGATTTCAACAGCTCGTGTTTACCCATCCGTCCGTCGACGCATACGATAACTGGGCCAACATTCAAACGAACCCAAGGTCAGCAGATACCAAGCAATACCTTGCAAGTCAATCCGGTGTTTTCGCTCAGGCATCACCGAGGTGGGTACTCTTGCTcaagtcctttcttttggaTCTGATCGGACTCTAACCTTACCTTCTTCTTTTTAGGCTTAACTTCTGGAGAGCTTATGCCGGGTCGGATCAAAAGACTAGATATGTACGTCGGAGACCCGCGATTTCTCGTATCACCCATTTACCAATTCATGCCCTTAGCTGCAAGGAACAGCCCGTCCCGGAGCTGCATCATGGAACACCACTTTCCCTTTCAATCAAACGTAAGGGAGGAGCTTGAGCTTCCACGCATCAGTGGATCTAACTGGTCGTCTTTACTTTTAGTCAAATTTTCACTATTACGGCGTACCTATCTACTGGTATCACCTCTCGAGGAAGAATCGGTATCGACGCTGCCGTTCAACCCAGGGTGCTCACCAACCCGTGGTTCGAAGACCCAGTGGATAAGGCAGTGTTGATTCAAGGGCTCAAAGATATTGTCAGCAATATAAAAAGCGGTGAGTGGGAACTTTGATATTCTTTCCCCCTTCTCTAGATTGAGATTGGTTACTCACTAGTGCCCGGAATGACTATGATAACCCCGGACAACCAGACCACTATAGATGCTTATGGTGAGTCCCGCTGGAACTGTCAAACTTCTGACGATCCAACGCTAAACACACAACGATGAATCTAGTCAACAATTACCCCGTCGTAAGCCTCTTTTCTCCTCCTACCTGGCATGAACAACTATTAAAAGCCGTCTCAATAGGCCGACATGAATTCTAACCACTGGGTCGGCCCATGTTCCATAGGGAACAGTCAGAGTAACGCAGTTGTAGATCAGAACACGAAAGTGTTCGGGACCGATAATCTGTTCGTTCTTGATGCGTCGATCGTGAGTTTTTGTGCTTCCTCACCCCTTCGTGAGATCTCCTGTGATTCTTACTGACTGGTATTTTTAACTTCACAGCTCCCTGCTATACCGATGGGTAACCCTCATGGGGCTATCATGGCTGCAGCAGAACAAGGCGTGGCAAAGATACTGGCTTTGTCTGGTGGGCCTTGAGGCTTGAGGACTTGTTAGTGAGCTTTGGGGTATGGGGAATAATTTATACCAAACTCAGTATTAGTACATATGTAGGCGGCGAATCGCAAATGAAACAACCCGGACGAGGGGTTATCTAATATCCACCATCCTAAGCTACGATTATTTGTAGACTACCCCACTCAGAATATATCGCCTCGAGTCCAAATGAGTGGTGCACTCCCCTCAACAGCCTGAAGCTGTGGTACTAGCATTCTAGTGTAAGCAGTGACGGTGTAAAGCCATGCTGTTGGGCAGTTACTTGTTACATAAAGTTGCCGTAAGGCCGGCCACTCACAGCAATACGGCTTCAAGCTCAATGATACACACTCACAGGAAGAGTCGCTCACCGTGAAAATCAACCCCTAAACACATTCCTGGGGACACCCACCGCCACCCCCCCTTTGATCTTCATCTGGAATACCGTAAATCGGGTTGGggtcttgaagcttgaagcgcTAACAGAGTCAAAATTTCGTGTAGTACCGCGTGGGACATAATAGGACCGACTTACTCCCACGACCGTCGCCTTGGTTTGCGTATTCGAATTCTCAGATTCCCCGAAATTCACAGCCCTTTTAATTGTCCCAGCCCAGTCCAACGACGGAAGGACTGGTTGTCGTCAAGTCCATAAGGCTTGAGCGAACGTTCCCACCTGCCAGAGGCTGGGAACCTCCTCGACAGCTGACCAGTCTCAACTCAGTTCAGCTCAGTTAAACAGTACCGCATTACGGCATCTGCACGTTTACATTTCGGGAACAAAGGGCGGGCACACTTTTTAACTGTTTAGTGTTCTTCTAAACTTTCAAGTCGCCCGCACCAGCCAATACCTCGTCATGTTCCTATGCTCTCGACGTCTTCTTGCGATTTTTCAGTGTATTATCGTCTATGAAGCATTCACCGTCCTTGGTACTACTCTTCAACTACGGACGATCGATGATGAATTTGGGGACTCTCACACGGGCGTTCAACCCGTCTATTTTCCCACACACATCTGGTATCAGGGAGCGAACTGCACAActtgccaactccaattACCCAACTCTCTTGCATTTGGGGGAACATGGCATGTACCCTTCCATGATGCAACGAAAGTAGATTACGGGTCTGAAATCCGCTTCTCGTTCGGTGGTTCGTAGTATTCATTTCGGTTTCTATTCAAAACAGCGGGCTGATCTCTGTACAGGAACTGCACTGTCTGTTTGGTGTATTTTACCCAATCCCATTCCTTCCAGTGATCCCACCTCACTGACTTCCGCTCCTACCACCATCTACACTGTTCTTTTCATTCTGGACGGAGTCGTTTTGGCCGAAAACTTCACCCATATCTCTGGATCGAGCGACATATTCCAATACAACGTCTCTATATTCTCGATAGAGAACTTGTCGAACAAGATACATTCGTTTAGGATGGTCATTTCATCGACCGACCCTTCTTCCAGTGTACTGTTTGACTATGCAACATACCTACGGTACGTGGCTTTGTCATTCGTACGGCAGTTGTAAGTATTCATTACATTGCATGATTTAGCTCGCCGGATCCCTCTACAACCTTTTCCCGGTTCACAAAACGTGATAGTGGAAGTGCTGGTCCGAAGCTCGGTCTTGGAGAGATCCTGGGTGTGGTGTTTGGAGGGCTGTTCTGCGTGGTAGTCATCATTCTGGCTGTGTGGTATCACCTTCGCTGGAGACGCCGACAACGACTTGTGGTATCAGGAACTCGAACTGCAGTTAGAACGAATAAGCCACCAAATCGGTTCACGGTTGACCCCTTCATTTTGGATCCTTCGCGGTCAACGATACTTCGCTATCACGATTACTCCCCAGGACCTTCCCCTTACACCTCCTCCTCTCAATCCCGATCCCAATCGAACCCGAGTCAGACGAGTTCAAGCGGTGGGGGTAGTAGGTCTGGTGCAATAATGGCTCTGCCTTCCCAGGGAAGCGCATCATCTCCGATGTTGTCTCTTAGCAGCAGTAGCGAGGCCCTCCGAGGTCATGGGGCGATGCCGCGTTCCAATCCATCTTCTCCTATATCACCCATCTCTCagaacagcaacaacaacgtCGGATCTGTCGGTCAAGAGAGCTCCAACTCTAGGTCTTCGCGACGACACGATCGACGACACCGACATCACAGACACGGGCAGCGTACACATATAACGGAGATGAGGAGGGAGGTAGCAACTTTGCGGGCGCAGCATCAAGAATTGTTAGCGAGGATAGAACAGCCTCAACTTCCTGCGCAAGTTGTTGATCAAAACCACAATCAAGAAAGGTTACCTGAATATACACGATGATCTCGCATTTCGATATGGAGAGGATCATACATACACCGTCCAAAGCGGTATGTTCCGATTACTCTCGTTGTGACGATCCCATGCGGTTCGCGTTTTTTCCTCTGTCGTGTTCTCCAACTTTCAAGGCTGAATGGGCTGTATTCTAggctagctcaaggatttgatGCATCATGATTCGAATCACCCGACTTCCGCTCCATAATATTAGGCGATCCCGTTCTTAATGCTAATACAACAGTATCCCGGAACAACCGATGGTTCCTTGAATCTGCCTTATTCATACTACCTCTCTTAGTAAGGGATCCTAGTTTGTGGGCTTATATATGTGTTTCAACTTTAATTTCAGCGCAAAGCCACTACATGGTGGGCGCGATTTGGGCGGATAAGTGGAAAAGTAGA
Above is a genomic segment from Marasmius oreades isolate 03SP1 chromosome 4, whole genome shotgun sequence containing:
- the CDH1 gene encoding substrate-specific activator of APC-dependent proteolysis, variant 2 (CAZy:AA3; CAZy:AA8), encoding MFFRVAFALLPFIGRALSQQTAAPYVDPDNGITFYGLTDAVHHVTYGITFPPASRGSTEFIGEIVAPIDAKWVGFAPGGAMINNLLLVAWVNNGQIVRSNRKATDYLQPIAYQGPILTDLPSTKVNSTHWKWVYRCQNCTVWDTGSIDTNSGGPTGWAYSSVGVDNPADPQSTFLEHTDFSLYGRNFADAHASADDYDRWAAGGTGGGSGTTTPTTTTTTTQGPITSGIPYDYVVVGAGPAGIITADRLSEAGKKVLLVERGGPSTWETGGTYGPDWLKGSQLTKFDVPGLFESMFSDSNSFWWCKDINVFAGCLVGGGTSINGALYWYPPDIDFSPSQGWPTSWQNHHTWTNKMIARLPATDHPSTDGKRYLEQVFDVVSTLLKGQSYQQITINDNPDYKDHVFGYSAYDFVGGKRGGPVATYLRTAKARKNFTMKMYTMVTGVVRKGSTITGVRTNDTSLGPDGVIPLNPKGRVILSGGSFGSPRILFQSGIGPTDMLNIVKADPTQGPRMPAQSAWINLPVGENVSDNPSINLVFTHPSVDAYDNWANIQTNPRSADTKQYLASQSGVFAQASPRLNFWRAYAGSDQKTRYLQGTARPGAASWNTTFPFNQTQIFTITAYLSTGITSRGRIGIDAAVQPRVLTNPWFEDPVDKAVLIQGLKDIVSNIKSVPGMTMITPDNQTTIDAYGESRWNCQTSDDPTLNTQR
- the CDH1 gene encoding substrate-specific activator of APC-dependent proteolysis (CAZy:AA3; CAZy:AA8); its protein translation is MFFRVAFALLPFIGRALSQQTAAPYVDPDNGITFYGLTDAVHHVTYGITFPPASRGSTEFIGEIVAPIDAKWVGFAPGGAMINNLLLVAWVNNGQIVRSNRKATDYLQPIAYQGPILTDLPSTKVNSTHWKWVYRCQNCTVWDTGSIDTNSGGPTGWAYSSVGVDNPADPQSTFLEHTDFSLYGRNFADAHASADDYDRWAAGGTGGGSGTTTPTTTTTTTQGPITSGIPYDYVVVGAGPAGIITADRLSEAGKKVLLVERGGPSTWETGGTYGPDWLKGSQLTKFDVPGLFESMFSDSNSFWWCKDINVFAGCLVGGGTSINGALYWYPPDIDFSPSQGWPTSWQNHHTWTNKMIARLPATDHPSTDGKRYLEQVFDVVSTLLKGQSYQQITINDNPDYKDHVFGYSAYDFVGGKRGGPVATYLRTAKARKNFTMKMYTMVTGVVRKGSTITGVRTNDTSLGPDGVIPLNPKGRVILSGGSFGSPRILFQSGIGPTDMLNIVKADPTQGPRMPAQSAWINLPVGENVSDNPSINLVFTHPSVDAYDNWANIQTNPRSADTKQYLASQSGVFAQASPRLNFWRAYAGSDQKTRYLQGTARPGAASWNTTFPFNQTQIFTITAYLSTGITSRGRIGIDAAVQPRVLTNPWFEDPVDKAVLIQGLKDIVSNIKSVPGMTMITPDNQTTIDAYVNNYPVADMNSNHWVGPCSIGNSQSNAVVDQNTKVFGTDNLFVLDASILPAIPMGNPHGAIMAAAEQGVAKILALSGGP